Proteins encoded together in one Nostoc sp. PCC 7524 window:
- a CDS encoding chemotaxis protein CheW, with translation MVSKPDFLSGSGQDHFRPELQVESPEGELHLRFYIPSHQEFALPATGIREVMELSPDRITPIPNASPLLLGTLNLRGRVIWVADLGQFLGEATPLNTDRAEIPVIAVQEQDTIVGLAVEAVGGMDWLDVQNLMPPTNIPDTMTPFLRGEWLLETKNHQCLRLLDQIAILRSARWAG, from the coding sequence ATGGTTAGCAAACCGGACTTTTTAAGTGGCAGTGGTCAAGACCACTTTCGTCCTGAATTACAAGTAGAAAGTCCTGAAGGTGAGTTACATTTGCGGTTTTACATTCCTTCGCATCAGGAGTTTGCACTACCCGCAACTGGTATCAGAGAGGTGATGGAACTTAGTCCAGACAGAATCACTCCGATTCCTAATGCTTCTCCCTTACTTTTGGGTACTCTAAATCTACGAGGTCGAGTAATTTGGGTAGCTGATTTGGGTCAATTTCTAGGGGAAGCAACTCCATTAAACACAGACCGAGCAGAGATTCCGGTGATTGCTGTACAAGAGCAAGACACAATAGTTGGCTTGGCTGTAGAAGCGGTAGGCGGTATGGATTGGCTAGATGTACAAAATCTCATGCCACCGACGAACATACCGGATACGATGACTCCTTTTTTGCGTGGAGAGTGGTTATTAGAAACTAAAAATCATCAATGTCTAAGACTACTCGACCAAATAGCAATTTTACGGAGTGCGCGGTGGGCAGGATGA
- a CDS encoding response regulator transcription factor, translated as MSTVLIVEDSLAQREMITDLLKASGLTVTHATDGLEALEAIQTEPPDLVVLDIVMPRMNGYEVCRRLKSDPKTQNVPVVMCSSKGEEFDRYWGMKQGADAYIAKPFQPTELVGTVKQLLRG; from the coding sequence ATGAGTACAGTTCTGATTGTGGAAGACAGTCTTGCACAGAGGGAGATGATTACAGACCTCCTGAAAGCCAGTGGTTTAACAGTCACCCATGCCACTGACGGATTAGAAGCATTGGAGGCAATTCAAACCGAACCTCCTGATCTGGTGGTTTTAGATATTGTCATGCCCCGAATGAATGGCTACGAAGTTTGCCGTCGGTTAAAGTCTGATCCCAAAACTCAAAATGTACCTGTGGTGATGTGTTCTTCTAAAGGTGAAGAATTTGACCGCTACTGGGGCATGAAACAGGGAGCGGACGCGTATATAGCTAAACCGTTTCAACCAACTGAGTTGGTAGGAACAGTCAAACAACTGCTGCGAGGATAA
- a CDS encoding response regulator has product MQGNLQEIDLRSILQLIELGQRTGQLFIESDFYSYQQGARENTGECNLSGWLIFFLNGQIIYCQEGNNNLSRIDDYLRQYREEISLDQQEMDRLGELNSSEYGYLWMLLEKNIINPNKAADLIYRLVCETLFDLLSLNRGSFIFHQDIALAPQLTTWEISPLISKITQQLQEWKQLSPYIQSPEQLPILADTAHLYSSLPVTTVNKLKHWADGKTTLRQLSRYLDRDILTVAKTIYPYVQQGWFKLIYPETTNPHIANLTDQQQVKILCIDDTKAICETVESILQPQGYETISLTNSLEALSLIFQFQPHLILCNMTMPELDGNQICAVLRQLPAFRHIPMIMLTSKDKFIDRVRAKMFGATDLLTKPFSEAELLMLVKKYINI; this is encoded by the coding sequence ATGCAGGGAAATTTACAAGAAATTGACCTTCGCAGTATCCTGCAATTAATTGAATTAGGGCAGCGAACTGGGCAACTTTTCATAGAAAGCGATTTTTACAGTTACCAGCAAGGAGCTAGAGAAAATACTGGGGAATGCAACCTCTCAGGGTGGTTAATCTTTTTTCTCAATGGTCAAATTATTTATTGCCAAGAAGGGAATAATAATTTGTCACGCATTGACGATTACTTACGTCAGTATCGTGAGGAAATATCTTTGGATCAACAGGAAATGGATCGTTTAGGTGAACTAAATTCTTCAGAATATGGCTATCTTTGGATGCTTTTAGAGAAGAATATTATCAATCCCAATAAAGCTGCTGATCTCATTTATCGTTTGGTTTGTGAGACGCTTTTTGATTTGCTGAGTTTAAACCGAGGTAGTTTTATTTTCCATCAAGATATAGCACTAGCACCGCAGTTAACTACTTGGGAAATTTCTCCTTTAATTTCCAAAATTACCCAACAATTACAGGAGTGGAAGCAGCTATCTCCATACATCCAATCTCCAGAACAACTACCCATCCTAGCTGACACAGCTCATCTATACTCTTCACTGCCAGTGACAACCGTCAATAAACTTAAGCACTGGGCCGATGGTAAAACCACTTTGCGTCAACTTAGTCGTTATCTCGACCGAGACATTTTAACAGTCGCTAAAACAATATATCCCTACGTACAGCAGGGTTGGTTCAAGCTCATCTATCCAGAAACAACCAATCCTCACATCGCAAACCTAACGGATCAGCAGCAGGTGAAAATACTATGTATTGACGATACAAAGGCTATTTGTGAAACTGTAGAGTCTATTTTGCAGCCACAAGGCTATGAAACAATTTCCCTCACCAATTCCCTAGAAGCACTGAGTCTAATTTTTCAATTCCAGCCCCATCTAATTTTATGCAACATGACCATGCCGGAATTAGACGGTAATCAAATTTGTGCCGTGCTACGACAATTGCCAGCATTTCGGCATATACCGATGATAATGCTGACCAGTAAAGATAAATTTATAGATCGAGTTAGGGCTAAGATGTTCGGGGCAACAGATTTGTTAACAAAACCTTTTAGTGAAGCTGAATTACTGATGCTAGTTAAGAAATACATCAATATTTGA